Proteins encoded together in one Ipomoea triloba cultivar NCNSP0323 chromosome 4, ASM357664v1 window:
- the LOC116016900 gene encoding COBRA-like protein 7 gives MAAFSLFLFLFLPLLLLSLPIHFAQAQKSPPLAAEPPSPADACNGIFLQYVFSSGSILKPTVKTRQPYRFESALSIFNNGVDELKSWRVFVGFQHDEFLVSASNSVLDDGTSLPAAVGNGTVFAGFPNSDLKTAIETAGDSTQTSARVELVGTQFGVGPGNAPMPSNISLVNDGFICPKPSLQGNSTMMVCCTKDPKFKANLTKDEEFLPRKDGDLTIMYDITRSYDSNYWAQVTIANHNPLGRLDNWQLSWDWMRDEFVYNMQGAYPSVVDSSDCLFGRQGEFYKDLDFSNVLNCERRPTIIDLPLEKANDTTLGKIPFCCRNGTILPPAMDPSKSVSAFLMNVFKMPPDLNRSSFTPPQNWKISGRLNPDYKCGAPVRVSPSEFPDPSGLLPSKAVFASWQVVCNITQPKGASPKCCVSFSAYYNESVVPCSTCACGCPANTASTCSTKAPALLLPAQSLLVPFENRTKLALAWAGINHLPVPNPLPCADNCGVSINWHLFTDYRGGWSARITLFNWDDSAFADWFAAIELDKAAPGFEKVYSFNGSTLSGVDNTIFMQGLPGLNYLVGETEGANPQNDPRVPGKQQSVISFSKKNTPGINVAAGDGFPTKVFFNGEECSLPKFLPKSGSFRVSSSMLTSTILALLVFMLFLRL, from the exons ATGGCTGCTTTCtccctcttcctcttcctcttcctcccccttcttcttcttagcCTTCCAATCCACTTTGCCCAGGCCCAGAAATCTCCGCCGCTGGCGGCGGAGCCTCCATCTCCGGCCGACGCTTGTAACGGCATCTTCTTGCAGTACGTGTTCAGTTCTGGGTCCATTCTTAAGCCCACTGTGAAGACCCGCCAGCCCTACCGATTTGAGTCCGCTCTTAGTATATTCAACAACGGCGTGGACGAGCTCAAGTCCTGGCGGGTCTTCGTCGGATTCCAGCACGATGAGTTCCTCGTCTCCGCCTCCAACTCCGTGCTCGACGACGGGACCTCGCTCCCGGCGGCGGTGGGCAATGGAACCGTTTTTGCGGGTTTCCCCAACTCGGATCTGAAGACTGCGATCGAGACCGCCGGTGATTCGACCCAGACGAGTGCTCGGGTCGAGTTGGTCGGGACCCAGTTCGGTGTCGGGCCGGGAAACGCTCCCATGCCCTCCAACATCTCTCTCGTGAATGACGGCTTCATTTGTCCTAAACCCTCTTTGCAAG GGAACAGTACAATGATGGTGTGCTGTACAAAAGACCCGAAATTCAAGGCTAATCTGACCAAAGATGAGGAATTCCTGCCTCGTAAAGATGGTGATCTGACAATTATGTATGATATCACGAGATCGTATGATTCGAATTACTGGGCGCAGGTGACGATTGCGAACCATAACCCGCTTGGGCGTCTTGACAATTGGCAACTTAGCTGGGATTGGATGAGGGATGAGTTTGTATATAATATGCAAGGGGCTTATCCCTCTGTAGTTGATTCGTCGGATTGCCTGTTTGGCAGGCAGGGCGAGTTTTACAAGGACCTTGATTTCTCCAATGTCTTGAACTGTGAGAGGAGGCCGACTATTATTGACCTACCACTGGAGAAGGCAAATGACACGACTCTGGGGAAGATCCCTTTTTGTTGCAGGAATGGCACGATTTTGCCACCCGCGATGGATCCCAGCAAGTCGGTTTCTGCGTTCCTGATGAATGTGTTTAAGATGCCACCTGATCTCAACCGCTCCTCGTTCACCCCGCCCCAGAATTGGAAGATCAGCGGGCGCCTCAATCCGGATTATAAGTGTGGGGCTCCGGTCCGTGTGAGTCCGAGTGAATTCCCGGATCCTAGTGGGCTGCTGCCAAGTAAAGCAGTGTTTGCTAGCTGGCAAGTGGTATGCAACATTACCCAACCAAAGGGGGCGAGCCCGAAGTGCTGTGTCTCGTTCTCCGCTTACTACAACGAATCCGTCGTGCCTTGCTCGACCTGCGCCTGTGGCTGCCCCGCCAATACAGCAAGCACTTGTAGTACCAAAGCTCCAGCGCTCCTCCTTCCAGCCCAGTCTCTGTTGGTTCCTTTCGAGAACAGGACTAAATTGGCCTTAGCCTGGGCCGGGATTAACCATTTACCTGTCCCGAACCCTCTACCTTGTGCAGATAACTGCGGTGTTAGTATCAACTGGCATTTGTTCACAGACTACCGGGGCGGGTGGTCTGCCAGGATCACGCTCTTCAACTGGGACGATTCCGCATTCGCTGACTGGTTCGCTGCAATTGAATTGGACAAAGCTGCCCCTGGCTTCGAGAAGGTCTATTCATTCAATGGGAGCACACTAAGTGGCGTCGACAATACCATATTCATGCAGGGCCTTCCCGGGCTGAACTATTTGGTAGGAGAGACAGAGGGGGCGAATCCTCAGAACGATCCCAGAGTGCCAGGTAAACAGCAGTCTGTAATTTCGTTCTCGAAGAAGAACACCCCGGGTATCAACGTCGCTGCTGGTGATGGGTTCCCAACCAAGGTGTTCTTCAATGGAGAAGAGTGTTCACTGCCCAAATTTCTTCCGAAAAGCGGTTCGTTTAGAGTAAGCTCATCCATGCTCACTTCCACCATCCTAGCTCTCCTGGTCTTCATGTTGTTTTTAAGACTATAA